The DNA sequence TGTTAAAGCATATTGAATTGGCACCCTCATATCTGGACTACCTAAATGGGCTAGTACACTACCATCAATATATTCAACCATGGAGTGAATGATACTTTCTTTATGTAAGATTACATCAATTTTTTCATATGGAATATTAAATAACCATTTCGCTTCAATCACTTCTAATCCTTTATTCATCATTGTAGCTGAATCGATTGTTATTTTTGCCCCCATATTCCAATTAGGGTGATTTAATGCATCTTCAATCGTAACAGTTTTTAATTCTTCTATAGACCTGTCACGAAAACTTCCACCTGAAGCAGTTAATATAATTCTTGATACCTCTTTTTCTATATTACCTTCTAAGCATTGGTAAATAGCTGAATGTTCACTATCAACAGGGATAAGCTCTACTCCCATTTTTTCCGCCAATTGGGTAACCAAATGACCTGCAGTGACTAACGTCTCTTTATTTGCAATAGCAACATCTATACGAGACTCAATAGCTGCTAACGTTGGTTTAAGCCCAACGCTCCCCATCACCGCATTCACTAACAGATCCATTTTATGATAAGTTGCTACTTCAATGATGCCTTCAGCGCCATATACGAGCTTGACATGTGAAGGTAACTGGTGAGCAATTTGATCCGCTATTTCCTTCGTTTCGACACTAACAATATAAGGTTGAAATTCATTTATTTGAGCAAGCCCTTTTTCAATATTTTTTCCGAAGCTCATCGTAACTAATTGAAATGAAGATTTATGAGCTCGAATAACATCTAAAGTTTGAACTCCAATCGATCCCGTTGATCCTAACAAACCAATTTTTTTCATAAAAGTCTCCTCTTTTATTTCTCTTAGTCTATTGTATGAATTTATATAAGATTAAGTAAATAAAGAATTGGCATCACATAGATTAAACTATCAAAGCGGTCGAGAATGCCACCGTGTCCCGGCAAAACTTGTCCAGAGTCTTTTACTGAGTAATATCTTTTTAAAGCTGATTCAACGAGATCACCTAATTGCCCTG is a window from the Evansella cellulosilytica DSM 2522 genome containing:
- a CDS encoding 1-deoxy-D-xylulose-5-phosphate reductoisomerase; translation: MKKIGLLGSTGSIGVQTLDVIRAHKSSFQLVTMSFGKNIEKGLAQINEFQPYIVSVETKEIADQIAHQLPSHVKLVYGAEGIIEVATYHKMDLLVNAVMGSVGLKPTLAAIESRIDVAIANKETLVTAGHLVTQLAEKMGVELIPVDSEHSAIYQCLEGNIEKEVSRIILTASGGSFRDRSIEELKTVTIEDALNHPNWNMGAKITIDSATMMNKGLEVIEAKWLFNIPYEKIDVILHKESIIHSMVEYIDGSVLAHLGSPDMRVPIQYALTKPERLDMYEGKKLNLWELGALHFQQVDYERFRCLHLAYEAGKIGGTAPTVLNAANEIAVSLFLQGKITFLQIEEIVEKALMMHRTSNSPSLEEIVSVDKDTREKILSYIS